In the Pseudomonas sp. DTU_2021_1001937_2_SI_NGA_ILE_001 genome, one interval contains:
- a CDS encoding sigma-70 family RNA polymerase sigma factor, with protein sequence MTDAVHPLQPGLDAFYREHSSWLESWLRRRLGNAWDAADLSQETFLRVLLGPQGQALEALREPRAYLATVGKRLMLNHHRRRQLEQAYLDALATLPQELIPSPEQRWMLLQTLQALDELLDGLAGGVRRAFLWAQLEGLGYAQIAERLQVSERTVKRYMAQAYAHCLMADL encoded by the coding sequence ATGACCGACGCAGTCCATCCTCTCCAGCCTGGCCTGGACGCTTTCTATCGAGAACACAGCAGTTGGCTGGAGTCGTGGTTGCGCCGCCGCCTGGGCAATGCCTGGGATGCAGCCGACCTCAGCCAGGAAACCTTCCTGCGTGTGCTGCTGGGGCCGCAAGGCCAGGCCCTGGAGGCGCTGCGCGAGCCGCGTGCCTATCTGGCCACGGTGGGCAAGCGCCTGATGCTCAACCATCACCGCCGGCGCCAACTGGAGCAGGCTTACCTGGATGCACTGGCCACCTTGCCCCAGGAACTGATTCCCTCGCCGGAGCAACGCTGGATGCTCCTGCAGACTCTGCAGGCCCTCGACGAGCTGCTCGACGGTCTGGCGGGCGGGGTGCGCCGGGCGTTCCTGTGGGCCCAGCTCGAAGGCCTGGGCTACGCGCAGATCGCCGAGCGCCTCCAGGTGAGTGAGCGCACCGTGAAGCGCTATATGGCCCAGGCCTACGCCCACTGCCTGATGGCCGACCTGTGA
- a CDS encoding nuclear transport factor 2 family protein — MLTPLEDDYIEQAVGNLVSGLVFADESLLRRTMHPNSRIMSYSNGQPQWYTLDEFIETIHCETTAESDFSPFWEGQALQPSTDPGKPGNEYRRSLKVYADCVSINRRYVTAYPQP, encoded by the coding sequence ATGCTGACACCACTGGAAGACGACTACATCGAACAGGCCGTAGGCAATCTGGTTTCGGGCCTGGTGTTCGCCGATGAATCCCTGCTGCGTCGTACCATGCACCCCAACAGCCGGATCATGAGCTACAGCAATGGACAGCCGCAGTGGTACACCCTCGACGAGTTCATCGAGACCATTCACTGCGAAACCACTGCGGAAAGCGACTTCAGCCCGTTCTGGGAGGGCCAGGCGCTACAGCCGTCGACCGATCCTGGCAAGCCGGGCAACGAATACCGACGTTCGCTGAAGGTGTACGCCGATTGCGTGAGCATCAACCGCCGCTATGTGACCGCCTATCCGCAACCTTGA